In Triticum urartu cultivar G1812 chromosome 6, Tu2.1, whole genome shotgun sequence, the following proteins share a genomic window:
- the LOC125517488 gene encoding glycine cleavage system H protein 2, mitochondrial: MAMAASRSLWASRAASYLKISAFPRAFSTVLKDLKYAETHEWVKVDGDSATVGITDHAQDHLGDVVYVELPEVGASVSQGTNFGAVESVKATSDINSPVSGEVIAVNDELLEKPALVNGDPYEGGWIIKVKVSDAGELNSLMDDKKYSKFCEEEDSKH, translated from the exons ATGGCCATGGCCGCCTCCAGATCGCTCTGGgcctcccgcgccgcctcctACCTCAAGATCTCCGCCTTCCCCAGGGCCTTCTCCACCG TGCTGAAGGATCTGAAGTATGCTGAAACCCATGAATGGGTAAAGGTTGATGGTGATTCCGCAACCGTTGGGATTACAGACCATGCCCAG GACCATTTGGGTGATGTTGTATATGTGGAGCTGCCAGAAGTTGGCGCTTCTGTATCTCAGGGAACAAACTTTGGTGCTGTTGAAAGTGTGAAGGCAACCAGTGACATCAACTCGCCGGTGTCTGGAGAGGTCATTGCAGTGAATGACGAACTACTAGAGAAACCAGCATTG GTCAATGGAGATCCATATGAGGGCGGCTGGATCATCAAGGTCAAGGTCAGCGATGCAGGTGAGCTCAACTCACTGATGGACGACAAGAAGTACTCAAAATTCTGCGAGGAAGAGGacagcaagcattaa